The Deltaproteobacteria bacterium genomic sequence CAGCTTGCCAGCCTTATCTTCGAGCCACAAGAAGCGGCATAATTGCGAATATTCCAAGCATAACATAATAGACTGTTCCCGACACGGGATCTCGATTTGCGAGGTACTCACTTATCGATATACCCCGAAGCCATAAAACAAGCGTAAATTCTGCCACCATCAGTAGACCAAAAGCGACCAACCCCATACCAAGACGCTTAGAAGGGCCGGACGGCAAGTCGAGATATCGAACTGTCCAATGTGCCGCAACAATGGTAATCACCAGCATGAAGGGCGCTTCCATCAGTTCGGCTATTCTCGTGCCGAAATATGGTACGACCCATAATACGCGAATGGTTCCAAACACGAACCCTGCTCCGAATACGAGTGCAAAATACAATGCACCAGCTTTCAGAATCTGCATGACTGCTTCCTTACACTGCAGTATTTTCGCTTGTAATATAACACAAACGATAAAAACTAAAAATGCGAGATTTCAGGAAGACATCCTCGTTACGTATAGCAATACGAAATGCTGGATGGATAGGTTGAATTGGAAAACAACATTTCCAGGAAGAAAGAGATTATTAAGAAGCAATAAAAGGGGGATCGTATTTGTGATCTCTCATCTTTTTCCGTTTCATGGATATCTTTTTAACTCCTCTTCCTTCCGCAACACCCGCAGGCCGCCTTCGGCCAGGGCCGACATCTCATCTTCGCCGGGATAGATAAATACAGGTGCAATGAACTGAGTCCGCTCCTTGATCCAGCCCGTCAGCATCTCGGAGTTGGCCAAACCCCCTGTCAGTATTATTCCATCAATCTTCCCTTTCATGACAACGCTCATGCCACCGATCTCCTTGGCAACCTGATAAGCCATGGCCTCATATACCAGTTTTGCCGTTTCGTCTCCCGCCCTGATCATCTCTTCTACCTTCCGAACATCCGTCGTACCCAGATAAGCCGAAAGGCCGCCTTGGCCCACAAGTCGGTCAAGCATCTGCTTTTTATCAAGCTTCCCCGAAAAAGCGAGGTCAAGCAGGCCTGTTGTGGGGAGAGAACCGGCCCTCTCCGGTGTGAAAGGACCTTCCCCAAGTCCATGATTGCAGTCAATGACCCGACCCTTTTGATGGGCGCCGATAGTGATGCCCCCGCCCAAGTGAGCTACGATGAGGTTCATTGCCTCGTATTTATTCCCTAGTTCACTGGCAAGTCGTCTTGCCGCCATCTTCTGGTTCAGGGTATGAAAGGCGCTCTTCCTTTCAATTTCGGGAAGACCGGATATCCTGGCTAAAGGCTGGAACTCATCTGTGCTTGGCGGATCGATCACGATAGCAGGCATCCCGTATCTCATGGATAAATCAAGAGCAATGGCCGGTCCCAGGGCCGAGGGGTGTTTACCGAATTTTCCCTTCAGAAGGTCCTTGCACATGGCGTCATCAATTTTGTAAGCACCCGCGGGCAATGGCCTGCCAAGGCCTCCACGGCTGACGATCATGACCACTTTTTCTAAACCGATCCCGTTTTTCTTTAAAAATTTGAGGAGGTCATCCTTGCGGAGAGGAAGCTGCTCATTAAGAGAAGAATAAGGAGCCAGGTCTTCACTGCTATACCGGATTGTTTCGAGAACCATGGGCACGTTTCCATTGAACCAGGCGACCTTTGTTGAAGTAGAGCCTACGTTGATAACGAGCAGATGAGGTTCGTTATGCATCGTTTCCTCCCTTTCTACATATCAAGGCTGCCAGTGCAATCTCTGCCATCCTGCT encodes the following:
- the buk gene encoding butyrate kinase, encoding MHNEPHLLVINVGSTSTKVAWFNGNVPMVLETIRYSSEDLAPYSSLNEQLPLRKDDLLKFLKKNGIGLEKVVMIVSRGGLGRPLPAGAYKIDDAMCKDLLKGKFGKHPSALGPAIALDLSMRYGMPAIVIDPPSTDEFQPLARISGLPEIERKSAFHTLNQKMAARRLASELGNKYEAMNLIVAHLGGGITIGAHQKGRVIDCNHGLGEGPFTPERAGSLPTTGLLDLAFSGKLDKKQMLDRLVGQGGLSAYLGTTDVRKVEEMIRAGDETAKLVYEAMAYQVAKEIGGMSVVMKGKIDGIILTGGLANSEMLTGWIKERTQFIAPVFIYPGEDEMSALAEGGLRVLRKEEELKRYP